In Streptomyces sp. 1331.2, one genomic interval encodes:
- a CDS encoding DHA2 family efflux MFS transporter permease subunit, whose protein sequence is MTTATTTTGTKTGSGTGAAGPPGPRTAALAAVVVLGSLLTVLDTTIVNVALNRLAGDFAAPLATIQWVTTGYTLALATVTPATAWAIARFGTRRLYLGALTLFVLGSALAGAAWDAPSLIAFRVLQGLGAGMVMPVGMTILLRGGDPARTGRTMSTLGLPVLIGPLAGPVLGGRLVDEASWRWLFLLNLPLGALALVLAAHLLPRDARTAAARPPVDLPGLLMLSPGLAALIYGLGAEHGHPTAPAALLPTLTGAALVTAFTVRALTTHRPLIDLRLLTRPAFAAPAATIALFGLGYFGSMLLLPLYYQLVRGQSPTHVGLLAIPQALATGLTIQLAGRLSDRFSSRRIMATGTALAAAGFLAFTLQLTADTPFPHLVATLAVTGTGIGMTLMPAMAAATRSVTPSDVPAATTLLTIVQQVCGAAGTALMSTLLTTAMTDQLPTAATTTQTGDALTAVQSLDDAARTALAPHLAHAFQHTYTWVTALIALALVPALLPIAGERARVEIRR, encoded by the coding sequence ATGACCACGGCCACAACCACCACCGGCACGAAGACGGGCAGCGGGACGGGCGCTGCGGGCCCGCCCGGTCCGCGCACCGCGGCCCTCGCCGCCGTCGTGGTCCTCGGCTCGCTGCTGACCGTCCTCGACACCACGATCGTCAACGTCGCCCTCAACCGCCTCGCCGGGGACTTCGCCGCCCCACTGGCCACCATCCAGTGGGTCACCACCGGCTACACCCTGGCCCTGGCCACCGTCACCCCCGCCACCGCCTGGGCGATCGCACGCTTCGGCACCCGCCGCCTCTACCTGGGCGCGCTCACCCTGTTCGTGCTCGGCTCCGCCCTGGCCGGTGCCGCCTGGGACGCCCCCTCACTGATCGCCTTCCGCGTCCTGCAAGGCCTGGGCGCCGGCATGGTGATGCCCGTCGGCATGACCATCCTGCTGCGCGGCGGCGACCCCGCCCGCACCGGCCGCACCATGAGCACGCTCGGCCTGCCCGTCCTCATCGGCCCCCTCGCCGGCCCCGTCCTCGGCGGCCGCCTCGTCGACGAAGCCTCCTGGCGCTGGCTCTTCCTCCTCAACCTGCCCCTCGGCGCCCTCGCCCTCGTCCTCGCCGCCCACCTGCTGCCCCGCGACGCCCGCACCGCCGCCGCCCGCCCACCCGTGGACCTGCCCGGCCTGCTCATGCTCTCCCCCGGCCTGGCCGCACTCATCTACGGCCTGGGCGCCGAACACGGACACCCCACCGCACCCGCCGCCCTCCTGCCCACCCTGACCGGAGCCGCCCTCGTCACCGCCTTCACCGTCCGGGCACTGACCACACACCGGCCGCTGATCGACCTACGCCTGCTGACCCGCCCCGCCTTCGCCGCACCCGCCGCCACCATCGCCCTGTTCGGCCTCGGCTACTTCGGCTCCATGCTCCTGCTCCCCCTCTACTACCAGCTCGTCCGCGGCCAAAGCCCCACCCACGTGGGTCTGCTCGCCATCCCCCAAGCCCTCGCCACCGGCCTCACCATCCAACTCGCCGGCCGCCTGTCCGACCGCTTCTCCTCCCGCCGGATCATGGCCACCGGCACCGCCCTCGCCGCCGCCGGCTTCCTCGCCTTCACCCTCCAACTCACCGCCGACACCCCCTTCCCCCACCTCGTCGCCACCCTCGCCGTCACCGGCACGGGCATCGGCATGACCCTGATGCCGGCCATGGCCGCCGCCACCCGCAGCGTCACCCCCAGCGACGTCCCCGCCGCCACCACCCTCCTCACCATCGTCCAACAGGTCTGCGGCGCGGCCGGCACCGCCCTGATGTCCACCCTGCTCACCACCGCCATGACCGACCAACTGCCCACCGCCGCCACCACCACACAAACCGGCGACGCACTCACCGCCGTACAGTCCCTGGACG
- a CDS encoding NADPH-dependent FMN reductase: MTRTPLRLAVIIASTRQGRFAPTVAHWFTRTAEQRADLDIDVIDLAEHPLAHLGEEATPEQARHHAALTPRLAAADAFVVITPEYNHSFPAALKNAIDLHRNEWHAKPVGFVSYGGLGGGLRAVEQLRLVFAELHAATVRDTVSFHNVWSLFDQDGEPLDATIQNGAAKGMLDQLTWWAHALRNARTTHPYNA; the protein is encoded by the coding sequence ATGACCCGGACCCCGCTGCGCCTCGCCGTCATCATCGCCAGCACCCGCCAGGGCCGCTTCGCGCCCACCGTCGCCCACTGGTTCACCCGCACCGCAGAACAGCGCGCCGACCTCGACATCGACGTCATCGACCTGGCCGAGCACCCGCTGGCCCACCTCGGCGAGGAAGCCACCCCCGAACAGGCCCGCCACCACGCCGCCCTGACCCCCCGCCTGGCCGCCGCCGACGCCTTCGTGGTGATCACCCCCGAGTACAACCACAGCTTCCCCGCCGCCCTCAAGAACGCCATCGACCTGCACCGCAACGAATGGCACGCCAAGCCCGTCGGCTTCGTCTCCTACGGCGGCCTCGGCGGCGGACTGCGCGCCGTCGAACAACTGCGGCTGGTCTTCGCCGAACTGCACGCCGCGACCGTCCGCGACACCGTCAGCTTCCACAACGTCTGGAGCCTGTTCGACCAGGACGGCGAACCACTGGACGCGACCATCCAGAACGGCGCCGCCAAGGGCATGCTCGACCAGCTCACCTGGTGGGCCCACGCCCTCAGGAACGCTCGCACCACCCACCCCTACAACGCCTGA
- a CDS encoding TetR/AcrR family transcriptional regulator, with protein MHQTPTTGDRQDTAGRPRRGLAEKRQAITRAARTVFGRDGYTRASIDAIATEAGVSTRTIYNHFAGKELLFQTVVQESATQVGDAQLDIIDRRLGKVTDLEADLTAFALAWVAPLTEFADHFGLVRQINAEARHLPKAALDAWQEAGPRRVFAALARRFAELAEEGWLQAPDPGRAATHFVLLTATDVTQRSYWGAYPLDAAETEEIVTAGVQAFLRAYAPSKR; from the coding sequence GTGCACCAGACCCCCACGACGGGCGACCGGCAGGACACAGCCGGGCGGCCGCGCCGCGGGCTGGCCGAGAAACGACAGGCCATCACCCGCGCCGCCCGCACCGTGTTCGGCCGCGACGGCTACACCCGTGCCAGCATCGATGCCATCGCGACCGAGGCCGGGGTGTCGACCCGCACGATCTACAACCACTTCGCGGGCAAGGAACTGCTCTTCCAGACCGTCGTCCAGGAAAGCGCCACGCAGGTCGGCGACGCCCAGCTGGACATCATCGACCGCCGCCTGGGGAAGGTCACCGACCTGGAGGCGGACCTGACCGCGTTCGCGCTGGCCTGGGTGGCTCCACTGACGGAGTTCGCCGACCACTTCGGCCTGGTGCGCCAGATCAACGCCGAGGCCCGGCACCTGCCCAAGGCCGCTCTGGACGCCTGGCAGGAGGCCGGTCCGCGCCGGGTTTTCGCCGCCCTGGCCCGGCGTTTCGCGGAACTGGCCGAGGAGGGCTGGCTGCAGGCGCCCGACCCGGGGCGCGCGGCCACCCATTTCGTGCTCCTGACCGCCACCGACGTCACCCAGCGCTCCTACTGGGGCGCCTACCCCCTGGATGCGGCCGAGACCGAGGAGATCGTCACCGCCGGCGTCCAGGCCTTCCTGCGCGCCTACGCACCCTCCAAGCGGTGA
- a CDS encoding VOC family protein has translation MEFVSIRIITGDVARLVDFYERATGVQAHWSTEDFAELRTAGATLAIGHTRTVALFAPGSARPADNNTVITEFLVADVDGVHRNLADSVTDFVAGPTTMPWGNRSLLLRDPDGNLVNFFTPVTPAAIAKFTR, from the coding sequence ATGGAATTCGTTTCGATCCGGATCATCACGGGCGACGTCGCGCGCCTGGTCGACTTCTACGAGCGGGCCACCGGCGTGCAAGCCCACTGGTCCACCGAGGACTTCGCCGAACTGCGGACCGCCGGCGCCACCCTCGCCATCGGCCACACCCGCACCGTCGCACTGTTCGCACCCGGCTCCGCCCGTCCGGCCGACAACAACACCGTGATCACCGAATTCCTCGTCGCCGACGTGGACGGCGTGCACCGCAACCTGGCCGACTCCGTCACCGACTTCGTGGCCGGGCCCACCACGATGCCCTGGGGCAACCGCTCGCTCCTGCTGCGTGACCCCGACGGCAACCTCGTCAACTTCTTCACTCCCGTCACACCGGCGGCCATCGCGAAGTTCACCCGCTGA
- a CDS encoding helix-turn-helix transcriptional regulator: MVRPTGRVLALLELLQSGGIRTAAELADRLGVDGRTVRRYVDHLVDLDIPVEAVRGRYGGYRLAPGYRLPPLMLDDDEALAVLLGLLAGPRTGLLTAAGTGTVTAGETAAAKIRRALPERLARRLDAVMQSLAFTAPPGEWATPATGVLLALADAVRHRRPISLRYTTRDGRRSERTLHPYGIVTHAGRWYVTGTDPGIGQDRTFRLDRIADARALPGSFEPPAGSDPAQRVLSGLAEAAYRHDVALRIHGTVEQIRARLPAGIATLEEPAPEDGTDPHAERWIRVGVRAERLDWLPPVLASLDRPFVIERPDELRDLVTALADRLTASARRT, encoded by the coding sequence ATGGTTCGACCCACCGGCCGCGTGCTCGCCCTCCTGGAACTCCTGCAGTCGGGCGGCATCAGAACAGCGGCCGAACTCGCCGACCGGCTCGGCGTCGACGGGCGCACCGTGCGCCGGTACGTGGACCACCTGGTCGATCTCGACATCCCCGTCGAGGCGGTCCGCGGCCGCTACGGCGGCTACCGGCTCGCCCCGGGGTACCGCCTGCCTCCGCTCATGCTCGACGACGACGAGGCGCTCGCCGTGCTGCTCGGGCTCCTCGCCGGCCCGAGGACGGGGCTGCTGACGGCGGCCGGGACCGGGACCGTGACCGCGGGTGAGACGGCAGCGGCCAAGATCCGCCGGGCTCTGCCCGAGCGCCTGGCCCGCCGGCTCGACGCCGTCATGCAATCCCTCGCCTTCACGGCCCCGCCCGGCGAGTGGGCCACCCCGGCCACCGGAGTCCTGCTCGCCCTGGCCGATGCGGTGCGCCACCGCCGCCCGATCTCCCTCAGGTACACCACCCGGGACGGCCGGCGCAGCGAACGCACGCTGCACCCGTACGGGATCGTCACCCATGCCGGCCGGTGGTACGTCACGGGCACCGATCCGGGGATCGGCCAGGACCGGACCTTCCGCCTCGATCGCATCGCGGACGCGAGGGCCCTGCCCGGCTCGTTCGAGCCGCCCGCCGGCTCCGATCCGGCACAGCGCGTCCTGTCCGGGCTCGCCGAGGCGGCCTACCGGCACGACGTGGCCCTGCGGATCCACGGGACGGTCGAACAGATCCGCGCCCGGCTTCCCGCCGGCATCGCGACCCTGGAGGAGCCCGCGCCGGAGGACGGCACGGATCCGCATGCCGAGCGCTGGATCCGCGTCGGCGTGCGGGCCGAGCGGCTGGACTGGCTGCCCCCCGTCCTCGCCTCGCTCGACCGGCCGTTCGTCATCGAGCGACCGGACGAACTGCGAGACCTCGTCACCGCGCTCGCCGACCGGCTCACCGCCTCCGCCCGCCGGACCTGA
- a CDS encoding eCIS core domain-containing protein, translated as MRKRENEEATRAEAGREARHAAAQAGHPRSGLLGLQATVGNAAVVQMLRRAGHGPDEKGHRHGDGCGHEGPAVRRAAAPAVQRSSVHQVLRGPGRPLDQAIRTDMESRLGADFSDVRIHTGAAARASAAEVGARAYTSGNHVVIGEGGGDAHTLAHELTHVIQQRRGPVSGTDNGNGLSVSDPTDRFEREAEANARAVMSRPAPQASSDVQRAPGPGNGTAGVAQAPLQRTLAAGLAKGTPVVKHTDEGDVEGQTILSFGFGSYLISEGADGKKPRASLKDKSWGTVADRETSRAEYEAARALELDPAVLAAKQKQKDLDLGENYLSADYRRINPLLAALGQVGFTPSEIATPGFSYKSKEREVLDTWRSVAMARGYADEQSTAAWDEKHLADTFDIFARINGVWDDFTTPPANADGNVVRGDSKHMYDSFGGILKQQESHPEGGYVSVDQTIEWPAILSTTYGDPLTHTYVAGKEIVWEFGLPEGHRGRALGRNNQSEAEMTFPIGTKIHITRILVRSGDFRQEKSTKYGESAAVIVFADILAGE; from the coding sequence ATGCGCAAGCGGGAGAACGAGGAAGCCACCAGGGCCGAGGCCGGCCGGGAGGCGAGGCACGCGGCCGCCCAGGCCGGGCATCCACGGTCAGGACTGCTCGGCCTCCAGGCCACCGTGGGCAACGCGGCGGTCGTCCAGATGCTCCGCCGGGCCGGCCACGGCCCGGACGAGAAGGGACACCGGCACGGGGACGGCTGCGGCCACGAGGGCCCCGCCGTCCGGCGTGCGGCGGCCCCGGCCGTTCAGCGCTCCTCCGTCCACCAGGTCCTGCGCGGCCCCGGCCGGCCTCTGGACCAGGCCATCCGTACGGACATGGAGTCCCGCCTCGGCGCCGACTTCTCCGACGTGCGCATCCACACCGGCGCCGCCGCCAGGGCCTCCGCCGCCGAGGTCGGCGCGCGTGCCTACACCTCCGGCAACCACGTCGTCATCGGCGAGGGAGGGGGTGACGCGCACACCCTCGCCCACGAGCTCACTCATGTCATCCAGCAGCGCCGAGGGCCGGTCAGCGGCACCGACAACGGCAACGGGCTGTCGGTCTCGGACCCCACCGACCGCTTCGAGCGCGAGGCCGAGGCCAACGCCCGCGCGGTGATGAGCCGCCCGGCCCCGCAGGCGTCCTCCGACGTACAGCGTGCGCCCGGCCCCGGGAACGGGACGGCCGGTGTGGCGCAGGCGCCCCTGCAGCGCACCCTCGCGGCAGGCCTCGCGAAGGGGACCCCGGTCGTCAAGCACACGGACGAGGGGGACGTCGAGGGGCAGACGATCCTCAGTTTCGGCTTCGGGTCCTACCTGATCTCCGAGGGCGCGGACGGCAAGAAGCCCCGGGCGTCCCTCAAGGACAAGTCGTGGGGGACGGTCGCGGACCGGGAGACGTCCCGCGCGGAGTACGAGGCGGCTCGCGCCCTGGAGTTGGACCCGGCGGTCCTCGCGGCCAAGCAGAAGCAGAAGGACCTCGACCTCGGCGAGAACTACCTCAGTGCCGACTACCGCCGGATCAACCCGCTCCTCGCGGCCCTCGGGCAGGTCGGCTTCACCCCCAGCGAGATCGCCACCCCCGGCTTCTCCTACAAGTCCAAGGAGAGGGAGGTGCTCGACACCTGGCGCAGTGTCGCCATGGCGCGCGGTTACGCGGACGAGCAGAGCACGGCGGCGTGGGACGAGAAGCACCTCGCGGACACCTTCGACATCTTCGCCCGGATCAACGGCGTGTGGGACGACTTCACGACGCCCCCCGCGAACGCGGACGGCAACGTGGTGCGCGGCGACAGCAAGCACATGTACGACTCGTTCGGCGGCATCCTCAAGCAGCAGGAGAGCCACCCGGAGGGCGGTTACGTCTCGGTGGACCAGACGATCGAGTGGCCGGCGATCCTGTCGACGACGTACGGCGATCCGTTGACCCACACGTACGTGGCGGGCAAGGAGATCGTCTGGGAGTTCGGCCTCCCGGAGGGCCACCGGGGGAGGGCGCTCGGCAGGAACAACCAGTCCGAGGCGGAGATGACCTTCCCCATCGGCACCAAGATCCACATCACCCGGATCCTCGTGCGCAGTGGCGACTTCCGGCAGGAGAAGTCGACGAAGTACGGCGAGAGCGCGGCCGTGATCGTCTTCGCCGACATCCTGGCGGGCGAGTGA
- a CDS encoding DUF308 domain-containing protein: MNVRSAAVMAVGVLLVISGLLQVRGAFSSVSFDEREIWWTGALGAGKRFAWADITNVEVGKHRNRPDSGDVVRVTHREHGDFKLPAVIGMPGAWRDPDFETKAADVIATWRAATATSEPAA; this comes from the coding sequence ATGAACGTCCGGAGTGCCGCCGTCATGGCTGTCGGCGTTCTCCTGGTCATCAGTGGACTCCTCCAGGTGAGGGGCGCTTTCAGCAGCGTGAGCTTCGACGAGCGCGAGATCTGGTGGACCGGCGCGTTGGGCGCCGGCAAGCGGTTCGCCTGGGCGGACATCACCAACGTCGAGGTCGGGAAGCACCGCAACCGCCCCGATTCCGGGGACGTCGTGCGGGTCACCCACCGGGAGCACGGTGACTTCAAGCTGCCGGCGGTGATCGGCATGCCGGGCGCCTGGCGCGACCCGGACTTCGAGACCAAGGCGGCCGACGTCATCGCCACCTGGCGTGCGGCGACGGCGACGTCCGAGCCCGCGGCGTAG
- a CDS encoding AfsR/SARP family transcriptional regulator, translating into MSIEDIVDVIWPEDPPVTVRSQIQICVSAVRRALAEVGMRDALKTHHFGYSLMLDPGLRDVDEFARLVADARASCDSGDIAEAVQNYRSALALWRGPALSGLDSDIFQRKAVLLNEERLSVLEECFDLELLQGRERALLTEIETKVSENPLREKLRGQLMLALHRVGRRTDALQVYREGREHMVRELGLEPCEELSRLEKEILNDAPNLVPGTSITAAKQVVPRQLPQQPPCLTGRDEQIRQVGAALTGTASAGRQGTHAVNLFGQGGVGKTALALHVAYQLMQEHFPDGQIYYDLHGSRPDPVSPARVLDHFLRVLGVPPPSIPEGVEERAAMFRSCVAGRRMLLVLDDAADEDQIQPLLPGERNCAVIVTSRTPQTGLASLQKVRLDVLTCRDAVELLQRIVGDGRVGAEPAAATSLVRSVEGLPLAVSIIGARLATMPSRTVSAMAQRVHDERRSLDELVHGSQSVRDSIASAFHALPQRLRDLLSLLSLFDMDAIPAWMAGVVLGVGPCEALDLMDQGAACQLLLPVGAEPTNDPHYRFHNLTRLFLRETADRFTAEYRQEVVRRVVGAWLSLVEQARGRLYGGNFTLVRGESPRWEPPAALVRHVLADPLHWMDVERSGLLAAVGHAAAQGLDEPCWELAVNLVALFEARFYRDDWRETHETALDVVMRMGNVRGEAALRCSLGSLYISQQRIDRARPQLEKALPIFEGLREGVGTALTVRNLALCLHSEGAFDEALEGYGRAAELFLASADPVGQAHTWCTMAQIHASSGDDATARQLLTDALRICEEVGNQRVRSQVLFHLGALDVQQGRPQQAMCRFFTALPIVREQADRVGEGHVQRGLGSAQLAQGNLAEAERCFQSALALAKATGNDHAMALARLSLAEVYLRQDRRQRAVALLEQALPVFRQYGDEGAQRRTLSLLPSRP; encoded by the coding sequence GTGAGCATCGAGGACATCGTCGACGTCATTTGGCCGGAGGATCCTCCCGTCACCGTGCGAAGCCAGATACAGATCTGTGTTTCCGCAGTGCGGAGGGCGCTGGCCGAAGTGGGAATGCGGGACGCCCTGAAAACGCATCACTTCGGCTACTCCCTCATGCTTGACCCCGGTCTGCGGGATGTCGACGAGTTCGCCAGGCTGGTGGCCGATGCCCGGGCCTCATGTGATTCCGGTGACATCGCCGAGGCCGTACAGAACTACCGGTCCGCACTCGCTCTTTGGCGCGGACCGGCTCTCAGCGGGCTCGACAGTGACATCTTCCAGAGGAAGGCGGTTCTGCTCAACGAGGAGCGCCTCTCGGTCCTGGAGGAGTGCTTCGACCTGGAATTGCTCCAAGGCCGGGAACGAGCCCTGCTGACGGAAATCGAGACCAAGGTCTCCGAGAATCCTCTGCGCGAGAAGCTGCGCGGCCAGCTCATGCTCGCCCTGCACCGGGTGGGCCGACGAACCGACGCCCTCCAGGTGTACCGGGAGGGGCGCGAGCACATGGTCCGGGAACTCGGGCTCGAACCCTGCGAGGAATTGAGCCGTCTGGAGAAGGAGATCCTCAACGATGCGCCGAACCTGGTGCCCGGGACCAGCATCACCGCGGCCAAGCAGGTCGTCCCGCGCCAGTTGCCGCAGCAGCCCCCGTGCTTGACCGGCCGGGACGAGCAGATCCGGCAGGTCGGCGCAGCGCTGACCGGTACCGCCTCCGCCGGGCGCCAGGGGACCCACGCCGTCAATCTGTTCGGCCAAGGCGGCGTCGGCAAGACGGCCCTGGCCCTCCACGTCGCGTACCAGCTGATGCAGGAACACTTCCCTGACGGCCAGATCTACTACGACCTGCACGGCAGCCGGCCCGACCCGGTTTCGCCGGCCCGGGTGCTGGACCACTTCCTGCGCGTGCTGGGTGTGCCGCCGCCCAGCATTCCGGAGGGGGTGGAGGAGCGTGCGGCGATGTTCCGCAGTTGTGTCGCGGGGCGGCGGATGCTGCTGGTCCTCGACGACGCCGCCGACGAGGACCAGATCCAGCCGCTGTTGCCCGGGGAGCGGAACTGCGCGGTGATCGTGACCAGCCGTACGCCGCAGACGGGCCTCGCCTCCCTGCAGAAGGTGCGGCTGGACGTGCTCACGTGCCGGGACGCCGTCGAACTGCTGCAACGGATCGTCGGAGACGGTCGAGTCGGCGCCGAGCCGGCCGCCGCGACCTCCCTCGTCCGCAGTGTCGAGGGGCTGCCGCTCGCCGTGAGCATCATCGGGGCGCGTCTGGCCACGATGCCGAGCCGGACGGTCTCCGCCATGGCACAGCGCGTCCACGACGAGCGGCGGAGTCTGGACGAACTCGTCCACGGCAGCCAGTCCGTGCGCGACAGCATCGCCTCGGCCTTCCACGCTCTGCCGCAGCGGCTGCGCGACCTCCTCAGCCTGCTCAGCCTCTTCGACATGGACGCCATACCCGCCTGGATGGCCGGGGTGGTCCTCGGTGTCGGTCCCTGTGAGGCGCTCGACCTGATGGACCAGGGCGCCGCGTGCCAGTTGCTCCTGCCCGTGGGCGCCGAGCCGACCAACGACCCCCACTACCGCTTCCACAACCTCACGCGTCTGTTCCTGCGTGAGACCGCCGACCGGTTCACTGCCGAGTACCGCCAGGAGGTGGTGCGCCGTGTCGTGGGGGCCTGGCTCTCTCTCGTCGAGCAGGCCCGCGGACGGCTCTACGGGGGGAACTTCACGCTCGTGCGCGGGGAGTCGCCACGCTGGGAGCCTCCTGCGGCCCTCGTGCGCCATGTGCTGGCGGACCCGCTTCACTGGATGGACGTGGAGCGCTCGGGGCTGCTGGCCGCCGTGGGGCACGCGGCCGCGCAGGGCTTGGACGAGCCGTGCTGGGAACTGGCCGTCAACCTGGTCGCCCTCTTCGAGGCCCGCTTCTACCGCGATGACTGGCGGGAGACTCACGAGACGGCGCTGGACGTGGTGATGCGCATGGGCAACGTGCGGGGCGAGGCCGCCCTGCGCTGTTCGCTGGGCTCGCTGTACATCTCGCAGCAGCGCATCGACCGTGCCAGGCCCCAGCTGGAGAAGGCGCTGCCGATATTCGAGGGATTGCGGGAGGGCGTCGGCACCGCGCTGACTGTGCGCAACCTCGCCCTGTGCCTGCACAGCGAAGGTGCCTTCGACGAAGCGCTGGAGGGCTACGGACGGGCCGCCGAATTGTTCCTCGCCTCGGCAGACCCCGTCGGCCAGGCCCACACGTGGTGCACCATGGCGCAGATCCATGCGTCGTCGGGTGACGACGCAACGGCGCGGCAGCTGCTCACCGATGCCCTGCGGATCTGCGAGGAGGTGGGCAACCAGCGGGTGCGTTCCCAGGTGCTGTTCCACCTGGGCGCACTCGATGTGCAGCAGGGGCGGCCGCAGCAGGCGATGTGCCGGTTCTTCACGGCGCTGCCCATCGTGCGCGAGCAGGCGGACCGGGTGGGTGAGGGACATGTGCAGCGCGGGCTCGGCAGTGCCCAGCTGGCCCAGGGCAACCTCGCCGAGGCGGAGCGCTGTTTCCAGAGCGCCCTGGCACTGGCCAAGGCCACGGGCAACGACCACGCCATGGCACTGGCCAGGTTGAGCCTGGCCGAGGTCTACCTGAGGCAGGACCGCCGGCAGCGTGCCGTGGCCCTTCTTGAGCAGGCGCTGCCGGTGTTCCGGCAGTACGGCGACGAGGGTGCGCAACGCAGGACCCTGTCGCTACTTCCGTCCCGCCCGTGA
- a CDS encoding TIGR00730 family Rossman fold protein, producing the protein MAGDVSQVRTEDGTGLSVAVFCGARSGASPRVTQYAEAVGALLGTRGHRLVYGAGGVGVMGAVARAAKRHGAPITGVIPRFLRELERDDAAPEQELVVTEDMFARKREMFARSDAFLALPGGYGTLDEVIEVVSLNYLGQNPRPLVLLDVDGFWTPLLRAVTAVQERGFTRGPLSVPFEITTDPVTAVEALEKMAGGPGAR; encoded by the coding sequence ATGGCGGGTGACGTGTCGCAGGTCAGGACCGAGGACGGGACCGGCTTGTCGGTGGCCGTCTTCTGCGGTGCCCGGTCCGGGGCCTCGCCCCGTGTGACGCAGTACGCCGAGGCTGTGGGCGCCCTGCTCGGTACCCGCGGTCACCGTCTGGTGTACGGCGCCGGGGGCGTGGGTGTGATGGGTGCGGTGGCTCGTGCGGCGAAGCGGCACGGCGCCCCGATCACCGGTGTCATCCCCCGGTTCCTGCGCGAACTGGAGCGTGACGATGCGGCACCCGAGCAGGAACTGGTCGTCACCGAGGACATGTTCGCGCGCAAGAGGGAGATGTTCGCCCGCTCCGACGCCTTCCTGGCGCTGCCGGGCGGCTACGGCACGCTGGACGAGGTCATCGAGGTGGTGTCCCTGAACTACCTCGGTCAGAACCCCCGCCCCTTGGTCCTGCTCGACGTGGACGGGTTCTGGACCCCGCTGTTGCGTGCCGTGACGGCCGTGCAGGAACGCGGGTTCACCCGCGGCCCGCTGTCCGTCCCGTTCGAGATCACCACCGATCCGGTCACCGCCGTCGAGGCCCTGGAGAAGATGGCCGGCGGCCCCGGAGCCCGGTGA